A stretch of Pleuronectes platessa chromosome 24, fPlePla1.1, whole genome shotgun sequence DNA encodes these proteins:
- the ccdc28a gene encoding coiled-coil domain-containing protein 28A isoform X2, with product MEERKLKRKSPRTSTSTAAPTGGSGRKSSSSTGGRRVGSGFNAGTNQKSKRRGVRDKARCQAGSGAKPNPNQGPGAPIIQHSFLTDVSDVQEMEKGLLGLLNDFHSGKLQAFGNECSIDQMEQVREMQEKLARLHFDLYGEVDEMPEDQKKTASDTNMDNLLQNLEELSSSIQKLNLADSQEIPRTASM from the exons ATGGAGGAGCGGAAGCTAAAGAGAAAAAGCCCAAGGACCTCCACCAGCACCGCGGCTCCGACCGGGGGCTCTGGCCGGAAGAGCAGCTCTTCCACCGGGGGAAGGCGCGTCGGCTCCGGCTTCAACGCTGGAACCAACCAGAAGAGCAAGAGGAG GGGAGTCAGAGACAAAGCCAGGTGTCAGGCGGGCTCGGGGGCTAAACCGAATCCGAACCAGGGCCCAGGGGCACCGATCATCCAGCACTCCTTTCTGACGGATGTGTCGGACGTGCAGGAGATGGAGAAGGGCCTGCTCGGTCTCCTCAATGACTTCCACTCAGGGAAACTACAAGCATTTG GCAACGAGTGCTCCATCGACCAGATGGAGCAGGTGAGGGAGATGCAGGAGAAGCTGGCCCGCTTGCACTTTGACCTCTATGGCGAGGTGGACGAGATGCCGGAGGACCAGAAGAAAACGGCCTCAGACACCAACATGGACAATTTACTTCAGAAT CTCGAGGAGCTGAGTTCTTCAAT TCAGAAGCTGAATCTCGCCGATTCCCAAGAGATCCCGAGGACCGCCAGCATGtga
- the ccdc28a gene encoding coiled-coil domain-containing protein 28A isoform X1 yields the protein MEERKLKRKSPRTSTSTAAPTGGSGRKSSSSTGGRRVGSGFNAGTNQKSKRRGVRDKARCQAGSGAKPNPNQGPGAPIIQHSFLTDVSDVQEMEKGLLGLLNDFHSGKLQAFGRRVSFTSGNECSIDQMEQVREMQEKLARLHFDLYGEVDEMPEDQKKTASDTNMDNLLQNLEELSSSIQKLNLADSQEIPRTASM from the exons ATGGAGGAGCGGAAGCTAAAGAGAAAAAGCCCAAGGACCTCCACCAGCACCGCGGCTCCGACCGGGGGCTCTGGCCGGAAGAGCAGCTCTTCCACCGGGGGAAGGCGCGTCGGCTCCGGCTTCAACGCTGGAACCAACCAGAAGAGCAAGAGGAG GGGAGTCAGAGACAAAGCCAGGTGTCAGGCGGGCTCGGGGGCTAAACCGAATCCGAACCAGGGCCCAGGGGCACCGATCATCCAGCACTCCTTTCTGACGGATGTGTCGGACGTGCAGGAGATGGAGAAGGGCCTGCTCGGTCTCCTCAATGACTTCCACTCAGGGAAACTACAAGCATTTG GTCGCCGTGTTTCCTTCACCTCAGGCAACGAGTGCTCCATCGACCAGATGGAGCAGGTGAGGGAGATGCAGGAGAAGCTGGCCCGCTTGCACTTTGACCTCTATGGCGAGGTGGACGAGATGCCGGAGGACCAGAAGAAAACGGCCTCAGACACCAACATGGACAATTTACTTCAGAAT CTCGAGGAGCTGAGTTCTTCAAT TCAGAAGCTGAATCTCGCCGATTCCCAAGAGATCCCGAGGACCGCCAGCATGtga